DNA sequence from the Pseudomonas fluorescens Q2-87 genome:
CGCCCGACATCGAGTCACGGGAACTGCGCGCCTGGGTCAGGATGGTGCCGGTAGCCGTGGCATCGAGCTGGCCTTGCTTGGCCTGCGAGCCCACCGACGAAACCAGTCCGCCGTAGGCATCGGAGAAACTCACGCCGGGGCTGGTGGCATTGGCGCCCACCGTGGCCTTGGTTTGCAGACCCAGTAGCCCCTGCGCGTTGCGGTTGTCAGTGCTGCTGGCCGGGGTCAGGGAAATGTTGAAGCTGTCATCCGCCGCAGGGCTGCCGCTGAGGGTCATCGCGACATTGAACGTTTTCGCAGCACCGCCCCCATCGATATAAGGCACTGAAATGTTCAAATCGTTGTTCTGGCCCGGCACGATAGTGCCGGTGCCGATGCTGTTGCCCTTGGCATCGAATGCCTGATAGGCGGTAGCACTGGTCATCAGTACGCGAACCGGCATCGAATTCTTGACGGCCGTTTGTACTTCCAGGCGCTGGACCGGGTCATAGATGTCCAGGACCGTGGACAAGGCCGGCTGGCCAATAGCGCCGGTGCCGTCATTGCCAGACGCTTTGGTAGATGTCAGAGGGGCCGCAGTTGCCAAGGTCTTGGCATCGGTCATGACAACGTTCATGTCCGCAGCGGAACTGCGGGTCGGGGTGATCTTGAAAGTGTCGCCGGCATTCACCGGTCCGGCATTAAGGCTCAGGCTGAAGCCGTCAATCACTGGAGCAGGCGTTGCCCCCAGGGTAAAAGCGCCCATGTTGGTGTTGTCTGACAGGCGAAGTACGCTGTAACCCGTCGCACTGTTGAAGGTGACCTGGTAATCGCTGGCGGCCAGCTTGCTGGTGTCGTTGATGGTCACGTTCAGGTTGCCGGACGCGGGATTGTTGTTGCCATTGGCAATGCTGCGCTGGCTGATGGCCGTGGCACTGTTGATGTCGTTGAACAACGCCGCACCAAAATTACCGTTCTGGTCCAGGCCCTGGCCCAGTTGCCTGTTGACCTGGTCGGTCACCACCATGGCGATGCGACCGAGGCTGTTGACCGCCGAGGTCAATACTTCGTTGCGGTAACGCAGCAGGCCACCAATCTGCCCGCCGCTGGTCACGGAGGTAATGTCGATCGTCGAGCTGCCACGGGTCATGATGATCGAGGAACGGGAAGGATCATTCTTGTCGGCCGCCACCTGCAAAGTATTGACGGTGTTGCCGACGACCAGCGGCTGACCGCTGCCCAGGTAGATGTCCATCCTGCCGTCGGTTTCGGTGACCTGAGTCCCAACCAGCGCGGAAAGTTGGCGAACGGCTTCGTTGCGCTGGTCCAGCAAGTCGTTGGGCATACTGCCCGTCCCCAGGCCCGTAGCGTCGCTGATTTTCTGGTTGTACGCGGCAACCGTGCTCGCCAGCTTGTTGACCTGTTGGGTCATCGAATCCAACTGGTCGTTGATGTAGTTACCCTGCTGGGTCAACTGCTGGGAGATGGCATTGAAGCGACCGCTCAAACCCTGGGCATTGGTCAACAGCGCCTGACGCGCAGCGCTGTCGTTGGAGTTACCCGCCAATGTCTGCAAAGAGGCGAAGAATGACTGCAGTGTCTTGGTTACGCCGGTGCCGCTGTCAGACAGCAATTTGTCCACCTGGGAGGCCTGCCCCAAGTAGATCTGCGCGTCATTGTCCAGCGATGTCGAAGTACGCAGTTGCGCATCGAGGTAGCTGCTGTATACCCGGCGCACGTCTGCCAAGGTCGTACCGGAACCGATGAACACGTTGCCGTACTGATTGGACGCCTTGGTGGTCTGCACGGTCTGCTGACGCGAATAACCGGCGGTATCGACGTTGGCAATGTTATTACCGGTGGTCAGCAACGAGCTGTGGCTTGCAGACAGACCCGACATCCCGATATTGAGCAAACTCATGGTTCAGACCTTATAAAGTCGTGGTGGCGCCTGCAGCGGCGTAGTTTTGGTAACTCGTCATCTGCCGGGCTATATTCGAAATCTTTTTGGCGTAGTTGGGGTCGGTGGCGTAACCGGCCTTCTGCAACTCGCGTACAAACTGTTCCGGTTTATCGGCCGACTTCAGCACATCTTGATAGCGACTGTTGCTTTGCAGCAGATTGACCAAGTCATGGAAGCTGTCGCGATACGAGGCGTAGGAACGGAACTCGGCCGTCTCCTTGACCATCTCGCCGTTGCGGAATTCGCTGGTAATTGCCCGTGCCGAATCGCCCTTCCAACCCTGGCTGGCCTTGATGCCGAAGAGGTTGTGGCTGCTGCTGCCATCGGGTTGGCGCATGACCGATTTACCCCAACCGGTTTCCAGGGCCGCCTGGGCCACCAGGTAACGTGGGTCGACACCGATGCGGTCGGCGGCTTCCTTGGCCATCGGCAGCATGGCATTGACGAATTCGTCGGCATCACGGAAGGCCTTGCGGGCCGGTGCCAGCGGCGGCTGCGCCACGGCGCGTCCATAAACCTGCATATCCCCTTTCGGCTCGGCAGCCTTGAGCGCGGCCAGCCAGTCGCCATTGGCGAGTTCGCCGGTGGCCGGCTTGACAGCGGCGACGGCGCGATCAGGCAGCAGATTTTGCGCAGGTACATCATTGACCGAGGCCGAAGGCACCAGACCAGCCAGCAGGCGATCGGCAAGTTTGGGCGGCAGGGCCAGGCGACGCTGGTTAAGCAGTTCCATGTCGTTGCGGTGAACACCCTCGGCCCCTTGCGGCGCACTCACGGCCCGCGAAGCCCACAGCGGCCGCTGGCCGTTGGTACGCGACAACGGGCCATCGGTAGCCACGGTTCCGGCAGCCACCGGTGTTGGTACGGCCTTGGCGACCTTGTCCAACGCCTCTTGCTGCTTGGCGGCCGACAACGTCGCGGCTTCGCCGGGCGCCAGCGGTTTGTTCTTGGACATCTGGCGCAGCAGCACGTCGGCCAGGCCGATACCACCGCCTTCGCGGGACATGGAAACGGCCAACTGCTGGTCGTACATTTCCTGATACTGCTTGGCTTCTGGCGTATTCATCGGGTTGTCCTTGCCCAGGGCCTCGGTGGCCGAACGCATGGACTTGAGCATTTCGCCGAGGAACAGCGACTCGAATTCCTGCGCCACCTTGCGCAGGTTGCCGTCGCTGTTCTTGTCGCCAACCTTGAGCTGGTTCAAGCGGTTCAGGTCCGAATAGGAACCCGAATCGCCGCTGGTCAAAGCACCCTTGCGCATATCCATGGCCGGGTCCTCAAATCACGATCAGGTCGGCTTGCAACGCGCCGGCCTGCTTCAAGGCTTCGAGAATCGCCATCAGGTCGCCCGGTGCCGCGCCGACCTGGTTCACCGCCCGGACGATCTCATCCAGGGTAGTGCCCGGGCCGAACTTGAACATTGGCTTGGCTTCTTGCTGGGCATTGACCCGCGAACGCGGCACGACTGCGGTCTGGCCGTTGGACAATGGTCCAGGCTGGCTGACGATCGGGTCTTCGGTGATGGTCACCGTCAGGCTGCCGTGGGTCACGGCGGCCGGGGAAACCTTGACGTTCTGGCCGATCACGATGGTGCCGGTACGCGAGTTGATGATGACTTTCGCCACTGCCTGGCCCGGGTCGACCTCGAGATTCTCCAGGATCGACAGATAGTCGACCCGCTGGCTCGGGTCCAAAGGTGCGGTGACGCGGATCGAGCCGCCATCGATGGCCTGGGCCACGCCTGGGCCGAGCATGTCGTTGATCTTGTCGACGATGCGCTTGGCGGTGGTGAAGTCGGAACGGTTGAGGTTCAGGGTCAGGCTGTTGCCCTGGTTGAAACCGCTCGGCACCGCACGCTCCACCGATGCGCCGCCAGGGATGCGACCGGCCGACGGAACGTTGACGGTGATCTTGGAACCATCACGCCCCTCGGCATCGAAACCGCCCACCACCAGGTTGCCCTGGGCAATGGCGTAGACGTTGCCGTCGATCCCCTTGAGCGGCGTCAACAGCAAGGTGCCGCCCCGCAGGCTCTTGGAGTTACCAATGGACGAAACGGTGATATCCACCTGCTGGCCAGGCTTGGCGAACGCCGGCAGATCGGCACTGATCGACACCGCCGCGACGTTCTTCAACTGCACGTTGCCGGAACCCGCCGGCACCTTGATGCCGAACTGCGACAGCATGTTGTTGAAGGTCTGTAGGGTGAACGGGGTCTGGGTGGTCTGGTCGCCGGTGCCATTGAGGCCCACGACCAGGCCGTAGCCGATCAACTGGTTGGAACGCACGCCGGAAATGCTGGCGATGTCCTTCAGGCGCTCGGCTTGAGCGGTAAAGGCCACCGACATCACCAAGGCACCCATCAACAGCTGCTTAAGATTCAACTGGGCCACCTAGAAAGGGAACTTCGGGCTGAGGAAGAAACGGTCGAACCAGCCTGGCTGGCTCGCATCGGCAAACGCACCGGTGCCCGAATAAGTGATGCGCGCATCAGCCACACGGGTCGAGGAAACCGTGTTGTCGGTGGCGATGTCATCGGCGCGAACCATGCCGGCGATGCGCACCAGCTCGTCACCGGTGTTGAGGGTCAGCCACTTCTCGCCGCGCACGACAATGATGCCGTTGGGCAATACATCGGCAACGGTGACGGTGATCGAACCGGTCAAGCTGTTGCTCTGGCCGGACTTGCTGTCGCCCTTGGTGGCGCGGTCGGAGCCGTAGCCTGCGTTGAGACTCAGGTCATTGCCACCGATCGGGTTGTTGGTGGTCAGGCTGGAGCCGAACAACGAGGTCAAGCCAACGCTGGTCTTGCTGGTCTTGTCCAATTGCGAGTTGGCGTTCTTGCTGGCCTGGGTGCGCTCATTCAGGGTGATGGTGATGATGTCACCGACCCGGAAAGCCTTGCGGTCGCTGTACAGGTTCTGTTCGAAACCGGCCTGGTAGATCGAGCCATTGTTCGCAGCGGCCGGCAATGGCGTGCGCGGCAACACCGGAGCGTAATACGGGTCATTGGGCCTGGGTGTCGGCGCGACACAGCCCGCGAGTGCGGTGATCCCACTCAGTGCCAGAACAGATACGAAGCGTTTCATGACCCTACCTCTTGGTGTTGCAGGCGACCTCAGGCCGCCCCATAGACGTGATTACAGATTCTGCGTAACGAACGAGAGCATCTGGTCGGCGGTGGAGATCACCTTGGAGTTCATCTCATAGGCGCGCTGGGTGGTGATCATGTTGACCATCTCCTCAACGGTGCTCACGTTGGACGTTTCCAGGGTGTTCTGCAGCGTGGTGCCGAAACCGTTCAGGCCCGGGGTGCCGATTTGTGGCGCACCGCTGGCGGCGGTTTCCAGGAACAGGTTGTTGCCCACCGCTTGCAGGCCGGCTGGGTTGATGAAGTCGGCGGTCTGCAGGTTGCCGATCACCTGGGCGGCCGGGTTGCCCGCAATGGTGATGGACACGGTGCCGTCACGGCCCACGGTAAAGGTCTGGGCATCGTTCGGGATGATGACCGCAGGTTCCAGGGCGAAACCGCTGGCGTTGACGATCTGGCCGTTGGAGTCGAGGTGGAACGTACCGTCACGGGTGTAGGACGTGGTGCCGTCCGGCTGCAGGATCTGGAAGAAACCGCGACCGTCGATGGCCATGTCCAACGGTTGCTCGGTGGTTTGCAGGCTGCCGGCGTTGAAGTTTTTCTGGGTGCCGACAATGCGCACACCGGTACCCACTTGCAGGCCCGACGGCAATTCGCTGTCCTGGGTCGACTGGGCGCCAGGCTGGCGTTTTACCTGGTACAGCAGGTCCTGGAACTCGGCACGATCACGTTTGAAACCCGTGGTCGACACGTTCGCCAGGTTGTTGGAAATGGTCGTCAGGTTGGTGTCCTGGGCGGACAGACCTGTTTTGGCAACCCATAGAGCCGGAAGCATTCGATTCTCCTCGTACGCCTGTTTTTCGGCGCGACGCTGTAATTAACGATTAGATTTGCAAGACCCGAGCCATGGCCTCATCGCCTTCTTTGGCGGTGTTCATCATCTTGACGTGGAGCTCGAACTGCTTGGCCAGGGCCAGCACCGAAGTCATTTCATCCACGGCGTTGACGTTGCTCGCTTCCTGGAAGCCCGATACCAACTGCACGTTGGCATCGACAGGCGCCGGCTGGCCGTCCTTGGTACGGATCGAGCCATCCAGGCCTTTGTTCATGTTCTTGAGGTCCGGGTTGACCAGCTTGATACGGTCCACTTCAGCCATCACACGCGGGCCTTCGCCCATGGCGCGGATACTGATGGTGCCGTCCTGGCCGATTTCGATTTTCTGCTCCGGCGGCACGGCAATCGGGCCACCGTTGCCCATCACCGGCATGCCGTTGCCGGCCCGCAGCACGCCCAGGGCGTCAACATTGAGGCTGCCGGTGCGCACGTAGCTTTCACCGCCGTCGGGATTCTGCACGGCCATCCAGCCTGGCCCGCTGACCGCCACGTCGAGGTCACGACCGGTTTCCACCAGCGCACCCGGGGTGAAGTCAGTAGCAGGACGCTCGGACAGGGCAAACGCCCGCGCCGGAAAGCTGTCGCCGAACACCGGCATCGACCGTGCCTGCTCCAGGTCTTTGTGAAAACCATTGGTGGAGATGTTCGCCAGGTTGTTGGCATGAGCCCTTTGCGCCAGTGCGTTCTGGCTGGCGCCGGTCATTGCCACATAAAGGTACTTGTCCACTGTCGTTCCTCTGCATGCCGGACGTTTGCCGCCCACTGCTGTATTGCACAGCCTCAAGCAATTTGCAGACCAACTTTTTTCTGGCGCCCCAGGGCCCGGTAAACAAAGGCTTTGGGAGTCTCGAAGGGTTCTGGAGGAATGTATCGAAGACGAAAAACCGGCGGTGTTGTGCCGCTTACGGCAACGCTTGACCTTGGGCAAGGGCCATCACGAGCAAGCTCACTCCCACATGGGCCTCAAGTGTGCAAAATCCCGTGGGAGCGAGATTGCTCGCGATGAGGCCAGCAAAACACAACAGCTGAATAGCTATGACTCCGTTTTACCCACCTCATACTCCCGCAACTTATTGGCAATGGTGGTATGTGAAACCCCCAACCGCTTGCCCAACTGCCGGCTGCTGGGGTGTTCGGAATAAAGACGCTCCAGCACCGCTTTCTCGAAACGCCCGACGATCTCGTCCAGCCCGCCCTCCAGGGAAAAATCGCCAAGGGGCTGGCGCACGCCATAGTCCGGCAGGCGGATATGCTCGGCTTTCACCGTCCCGCCGTCGCACAGGGAAACAGCCTGGAACAGCACGTTTTCCAGCTGCCGCACGTTGCCCGGCCAGTGGTAATGGCTGAGTCGGTCCATCGCCGCCGGTGCGAGTTTTGGCAATGCACAGCCGATTTGGCGACTGGCCTGGTCGAGGAAATGCTCCACCAGTGGCGTCAGACCATCGAGGCATTCGCGCAGGGGCGGAATGTGCAGGGAAAGGACATTCAAGCGGTGGTACAAATCCTGACGGAATTCACCCCGGGCGCAGAGTTCGGACAAATCCACCTGGGTGGCGCAGATCACCCTGACATCCAGATACACCTCTTCGTCGCTGCCGACACGACGGAAGCAACCGTCCTGCAAGAAGCGCAGCAATTTCACTTGCAAGCGCGGGCTCATCTCTCCTACCCCATCGAGAAACAGCGTTCCCCCAGCGGTCAGTTCCAACAGGCCAAGCTTGCCTTCGGCCCGAGCCCCTTCGAAGGCACCGGGACCGTAGCCGAACAACTCGGTTTCGGCCATGGACTCCGGCAGCCCGGCGCAGTTGAGCGCCATCAAGGGCGATTGCCCGCGCGGGCTCGCCAGGTGACAGGCCCGGGCCAGCAGCTCCTTGCCAGTGCCGGTTTCACCCTCTATCAATAGCGGTGCGTCCAGCGGGGCCATGCGCCGGGCCTCGCGGACCACTGCGGCCATGACCTTGGAACTCTGGAAAATACTGTCGAAGCCGCGCAACTCCTGCTTGCGTACGTTATAGATGCGCTCGCCCACACGGTCGGCGCGGTGCAGCGTCAGCACCGCACCGGCCATGGCCTCGCTGTCGTCGTGCTCCGACTGCAGCGGGGCGATGTCAGCCAGGAACACATCGCCCCGGACCTTGACCCGCAGACCGTTGATGCGCGACTGGTTGGCGCGTACCAGTTCCGGCAGGTCGAAATCCTCGGCGTACCGCGACAGGGGGATGCCCGGCACCTCGTCCACCCGCACTCCGAGCAACTGCGCCGCCGCCCGGTTGGCCGCGACGATGGAGCCGCCCATGTCGATGGACAACACCGGGAACTCCAGGGCGCCGAGCAAGGCGTTGAGTTCCATGTGCCGACGCTCGCTGGGCATCAGTCCGACACGCTTGACGCCAAACACCCCGGCGATGCCCTCGAATTTCGGACGCAGAGCCTGGAATTGAATGTTGATCAGGTTGGGACAGTGCAGGTAGATCGCGTTGCCATGCTCACCGCCGACCTCCCCCCGGGCGACGTTGATGCCGTACTCCACCAGCAAATTGAGAATGTCCCGCAGGATGCCGATGCGGTTCTGGCAATGGACTTTGATGCGCATGAAAAAGGCCCGGGTGCAGATGAGATAGAAAGGCGCCATTCAAGCCCAACACACATCCTGTGGCGAGGGAGCTTGCTCCCGCTGGGCTGCGAAGCGGCCCCGTTTTTAGGACTGCTGCGCAGTCCAGCGGGAGCAAGCTCCCTCGCCACGGTGTTTTGTGTCGGATTTTTTGTCTGGGCGCACAAATAGTCGTCAAGATTATGTGACAGTTGTAGGCCATTTCCCACTCGAAAATCCCGCCCCTGCCGACATACGCCTCAAGACGTAACGAAAACTTTACAAAATCATAAGTTCTCGACTTCGCAGGCCCGCGTCCCTCTGCTGCACCAGCGCCTGCTTCGGGTTATCTCTAATGCATCGCTGGACATAACAACAAACACGTCTTCCCCCAGAGGGAAATCAGCAGGAGAGCAGCATGAAGCAGACGCAGTACGTGGCCCGCGAGCCCGATGCGCAAGGTTTTATCCACTACCCCGCCGAAGAACACGCGGTGTGGAACACGCTGATCACCCGCCAGTTGAAAGTCATCGAAGGCCGCGCGTGCCAAGAGTACCTGGACGGCATCGACAAGCTTGGCCTGCCCCACGACCGTATCCCGCAACTGGGCGAGATCAACAAAGTGCTCGGCGAGACCACCGGCTGGCAGGTCGCCCGCGTACCGGCGCTGATCCCTTTCCAGACCTTTTTCGAACTGCTCGCCAACAAGCAGTTTCCAGTGGCGACCTTCATTCGTACCCGTGAAGAACTGGACTACCTGCAAGAGCCGGACATTTTCCACGAGATCTTCGGCCACTGTCCGTTGCTCACCAACCCCTGGTTCGCCGAATTCACCCACACCTACGGCAAACTCGGCCTACAAGCTTCCAAGGAAGAACGCGTCTACCTGGCGCGCCTGTACTGGATGACCATCGAGTTCGGCCTGGTGCAAACACCCCAGGGTCGGCGCATCTACGGAGGCGGCATCCTGTCGTCACCCAAGGAAACCGTGTATTGCCTGTCCGACGAGCCGGAGCATCAAGCGTTCGACCCGCTGGAAGCCATGCGCACGCCGTATCGCATCGACATCCTGCAGCCTGTGTATTTCGTGCTGCCCGAGCTCAAGCGCCTGTTCGATCTGGCCCACGAAGACATCATGGGCATGGTCAAGCGCGGTCGAGAACTGGGCTTGCACACGCCGAAATTTCCACCGAAAGCCGCCTGAACCGCGATTTTTGATCTCAATTGAGTCTGTTGCACAGCGCTGCTTTGCTTTAGCGTGGGTGCATCGACGTTTTTAAATATTCGATCCGGGAACACACCATGAACACTCTGAACCAAGCCCATTGCGAAGCCTGCCGCGCCGACGCCCCGCAAGTCAGCGACGAAGAACTGCCGGTATTGATCAAGCAGATCCCGGACTGGAACATCGAAGTGCGCGACGGCGTGATGCAGTTGGAAAAAGTCTTCCTGTTCAAGAATTTCAAGCACGCCCTGGCATTCACCAACGCCGTCGGCGAGATCTCCGAGGCCGAAGGCCACCACCCTGGCCTGCTCACCGAATGGGGCAAGGTCACCGTGACCTGGTGGAGCCACTCCATCAAGGGTCTGCATCGCAACGATTTCATCATGGCCGCCCGTACCGACGACGTAGCCAAGACCGCCGAGGGCCGCAAGTAATGCATTTCGACGCCATCGGCCGGGTGCCCGGCGATCCGATCCTCGGCCTGATGGAAGCCTACGGGGCGGACAGCAACCCGAGCAAGTTCGACCTGGGCGTGGGCGTCTACAAGGATGCCCAGGGCCTGACGCCGATTCTTGAATCGGTGAAGCGGGCCGAACAGTGGCTGGTGGATCGCCAGACCACCAAGACCTACATCGGCGGTCACGGCGATGCTGCGTTCGGCCAGCTGATCAGTGAGCTGGTGCTGGGCGTCGACTCCGCCTTGATCAAAGAAAAACGTGCCGGCGCTACCCAGACCCCGGGCGGCACCGGCGCCCTGCGCCTGAGCGCCGACTTCATCGCCCAATGCCTGCCGGGCCGTGGCGTCTGGCTGAGCAACCCGACCTGGCCAATTCACGAAACCATCTTCGCCGCCGCAGGCGTCAAGGCCAGCCATTACCCATACGTAGGCGCCGACAATCGTCTGGATTTCGAGGCGATGCTGGCGACATTGAACCAGGTGCCCAAGGGTGATGTGGTGCTGCTGCATGCCTGCTGCCACAACCCCACCGGCTTCGACCTGTCCCATGAACAATGGCGCCAGGTGCTGGATGTGATGCGCAGTCGCGCCCTGCTGCCGCTGATCGACTTCGCCTACCAGGGCTTTGGCGACGGGCTGGAGCAAGACGCGTGGGCGGTTCGGTTGTTTGCCGATGCGCTGCCGGAAGTGCTGATCACCAGTTCCTGCTCGAAAAACTTCGGCCTGTATCGCGACCGCACCGGTGCGCTGATCGTCTGCGCCGGGGATGCCGGGAAACTGCTGGACATCCGCAGCCAACTGGCGAACATCGCCCGTAACCTATGGTCGACGCCGCCGGACCATGGCGCAGCAGTGGTCGCGACGATTCTGGGCAACCCGGAACTGAAAAGTCGCTGGGCCGATGAAGTGGAGGCCATGCGCCTGCGTATCGCCCAATTGCGCAGCGGCCTGCTGGAAGCCCTCGAACCTCATGGCTTGCGAGAACGCTTCGCCCACATCGGCGTGCAACGCGGGATGTTTTCCTACACCGGCCTGACACCGGAACAGGTCAAGCACCTGCGCGAGCGCCACAGCGTGTACATGGTCGGCACGGGCCGGGCAAACGTGGCGGGCATCGATGCCACGCGCCTGGATTTGCTGGCCGAGGCAATTGCGGATGCGTGCAGGTAACATCACCCGTCGCCTGTTGAAGTTGCGTGGCGGGGGAGCTTGCTCCCGCTCGGCTGCGCAGCAGTCGTAATCAGGCCTGGCGCGGTTCCCTGGAAGATCCGATTGCTCCACAGGGGGCGGCTTCGCCGCCCAGCGGGAGCAAGCTCCCTCGCCACAGTGGATCGAACCAGCCCCAAGCCACCCGCCGTTCCTTGGGCGGTTACTGGCCCGTCCACTCCCGAACAAACTGCCCGACATCTTCCTGCGGCGCCGTACGCGCTTCTTTCTGCGGCGTGCCCAGGTAGAGGAAACCGATCACCTCTTCCCCATCCTCAAGACCCAGCCCCCTGGCGACATGCGGTGAATAGGCCAGCTCACCGGTGCGCCACACACCACCGATGCCCTGGGCATAAGCGGCGAGCAAGATACCGTGGGCCGCACAGCCCGCCGCCAGCAACTGCTCGGCTTTCGGGATTTTGAAATGGTCCTGCAAACGCGCGATCACGACCACCACCAGCGGTGCGCGCAGCGGGCCGTTGAGGGCTTTTTCCACAACGGCTTCGGACACCAGCGGGTCATTGAATCGCGCCGCTTCGGCCAGCAGTTCGCCCATGCGATGACGAGCCTGTCCTTCGACGGTCAGAAAGCGCCACGGCCGCAATTGGCCATGATCCGGCGCCCGCATGGCGGCGGCGAACATGACTTCGCGCTGTTCGGGCGTAGGTGCCGGGTCCACAAGGCGCGGGACGGAAACACGGTTGAGCAAAGCGTCGAGAGCCTGCATCGGCCACCTCCAGAAAAAATGTCCGACTATTCTAGTGGCTGTACGGCTCATTGGTTAGTTCAAATTCCGCAACCAGGATTCCATGCCACGCCAGCGCCACCGGGTGTCGGTTTACATGAGCCTTGCCGCAGGTAGAATGGCGCCCTTCCCCTCAGCCCGAGCAGATTTCATGGCGTTGCCGACCCTGCGGATCATTGGTTTCATCATCGGCATCTTCCTGATCACCCTGGCGATCTTCATGGTCGTACCGATGGCCACCCTGGTGATTTTCGAACGCACCCGCGATCTGCCATCGTTCCTCTGGTCGAGCATGATCACGTTTGTCGCCGGCCTGGCGCTGATCCTTCCCGGGCGCCCGGAACACATACACCTGCGCCCGCGCGACATGTACCTGCTGACCGTCAGCAGTTGGCTGGTGGTGTGTATCTTCGCCGCGCTGCCCTTCCTGCTGACCCAGCACATCAGCTACACGGATTCGTTCTTCGAAAGCATGTCGGGCATCACCGCCACCGGCGCTACCGTGCTGAGCGGCCTGGACACCATGTCCCCCGGCATCCTGATGTGGCGCTCGCTGCTGCACTGGCTCGGCGGCATCGGCTTCATCGGCATGGCGGTGGCGATCCTGCCATTGCTGCGCATCGGCGGCATGCGGCTGTTCCAGACCGAGTCCTCGGACCGCTCGGAAAAGGTCATGCCCCGTTCCCACATGGTGGCGCGCCTGATCGTGGCGTCCTACGTGGGCATTACCATCGTCGGCACCCTGGCGCTCTGGTGGGCCGGGATGAGTCTGTTCGATGCCATCAACCATTCGATGTCGGCGATCTCCACCGGCGGCTTTTCCACCTCGGACTTGTCCCTGGCCAAATGGACCCAGCCGGCCGTGCATTGGGTCGCCATCGTCATCATGATCCTCGGCAGCCTGCCGTTCGCCCTGTACGTCTCGATGCTGCGCGGCAATCGCCGGGCGCTGATCAAGGACCAGCAAGTCCAAGGGCTCATCGGGGTGCTGCTGGTGACCTGGCTGGTGCTCGGCACCTGGTATTGGGCGACCACCGACCTGCATTGGCTGGACGCGCTGCGGCACGTGGCGCTGAATGTGACGTCCATCGTCACCACCACGGGCTTCGCCCTGGGGGACTACAGCCTGTGGGGCAATTTCTCACTCATGTTGTTCTTTTACCTGGGGTTCGTCGGCGGCTGCTCCGGCTCAACTGCTGGCGGGATCAAGATCTTCCGCTTCCAGGTCGCCTACATCCTGCTTCGGGCCAACCTCAATCAACTGATTCATCCTCGTGCGGTGATCAAGCAGAAATACAACGGC
Encoded proteins:
- a CDS encoding sigma-54-dependent phenylalanine hydroxylase transcriptional regulator PhhR, with the translated sequence MRIKVHCQNRIGILRDILNLLVEYGINVARGEVGGEHGNAIYLHCPNLINIQFQALRPKFEGIAGVFGVKRVGLMPSERRHMELNALLGALEFPVLSIDMGGSIVAANRAAAQLLGVRVDEVPGIPLSRYAEDFDLPELVRANQSRINGLRVKVRGDVFLADIAPLQSEHDDSEAMAGAVLTLHRADRVGERIYNVRKQELRGFDSIFQSSKVMAAVVREARRMAPLDAPLLIEGETGTGKELLARACHLASPRGQSPLMALNCAGLPESMAETELFGYGPGAFEGARAEGKLGLLELTAGGTLFLDGVGEMSPRLQVKLLRFLQDGCFRRVGSDEEVYLDVRVICATQVDLSELCARGEFRQDLYHRLNVLSLHIPPLRECLDGLTPLVEHFLDQASRQIGCALPKLAPAAMDRLSHYHWPGNVRQLENVLFQAVSLCDGGTVKAEHIRLPDYGVRQPLGDFSLEGGLDEIVGRFEKAVLERLYSEHPSSRQLGKRLGVSHTTIANKLREYEVGKTES
- the phhA gene encoding phenylalanine 4-monooxygenase, with translation MKQTQYVAREPDAQGFIHYPAEEHAVWNTLITRQLKVIEGRACQEYLDGIDKLGLPHDRIPQLGEINKVLGETTGWQVARVPALIPFQTFFELLANKQFPVATFIRTREELDYLQEPDIFHEIFGHCPLLTNPWFAEFTHTYGKLGLQASKEERVYLARLYWMTIEFGLVQTPQGRRIYGGGILSSPKETVYCLSDEPEHQAFDPLEAMRTPYRIDILQPVYFVLPELKRLFDLAHEDIMGMVKRGRELGLHTPKFPPKAA
- a CDS encoding 4a-hydroxytetrahydrobiopterin dehydratase; amino-acid sequence: MNTLNQAHCEACRADAPQVSDEELPVLIKQIPDWNIEVRDGVMQLEKVFLFKNFKHALAFTNAVGEISEAEGHHPGLLTEWGKVTVTWWSHSIKGLHRNDFIMAARTDDVAKTAEGRK
- a CDS encoding amino acid aminotransferase codes for the protein MHFDAIGRVPGDPILGLMEAYGADSNPSKFDLGVGVYKDAQGLTPILESVKRAEQWLVDRQTTKTYIGGHGDAAFGQLISELVLGVDSALIKEKRAGATQTPGGTGALRLSADFIAQCLPGRGVWLSNPTWPIHETIFAAAGVKASHYPYVGADNRLDFEAMLATLNQVPKGDVVLLHACCHNPTGFDLSHEQWRQVLDVMRSRALLPLIDFAYQGFGDGLEQDAWAVRLFADALPEVLITSSCSKNFGLYRDRTGALIVCAGDAGKLLDIRSQLANIARNLWSTPPDHGAAVVATILGNPELKSRWADEVEAMRLRIAQLRSGLLEALEPHGLRERFAHIGVQRGMFSYTGLTPEQVKHLRERHSVYMVGTGRANVAGIDATRLDLLAEAIADACR
- a CDS encoding NAD(P)H nitroreductase, yielding MQALDALLNRVSVPRLVDPAPTPEQREVMFAAAMRAPDHGQLRPWRFLTVEGQARHRMGELLAEAARFNDPLVSEAVVEKALNGPLRAPLVVVVIARLQDHFKIPKAEQLLAAGCAAHGILLAAYAQGIGGVWRTGELAYSPHVARGLGLEDGEEVIGFLYLGTPQKEARTAPQEDVGQFVREWTGQ
- a CDS encoding TrkH family potassium uptake protein, whose product is MALPTLRIIGFIIGIFLITLAIFMVVPMATLVIFERTRDLPSFLWSSMITFVAGLALILPGRPEHIHLRPRDMYLLTVSSWLVVCIFAALPFLLTQHISYTDSFFESMSGITATGATVLSGLDTMSPGILMWRSLLHWLGGIGFIGMAVAILPLLRIGGMRLFQTESSDRSEKVMPRSHMVARLIVASYVGITIVGTLALWWAGMSLFDAINHSMSAISTGGFSTSDLSLAKWTQPAVHWVAIVIMILGSLPFALYVSMLRGNRRALIKDQQVQGLIGVLLVTWLVLGTWYWATTDLHWLDALRHVALNVTSIVTTTGFALGDYSLWGNFSLMLFFYLGFVGGCSGSTAGGIKIFRFQVAYILLRANLNQLIHPRAVIKQKYNGHRLDEEIVRSILTFSFFFAITICVIALLLSLLGVEWMTALTGAASTVSGVGPGLGETIGPAGNFAPLPDAAKWILSGGMLLGRLEIITVFVLCIPAFWRH